A window from Pseudooceanicola algae encodes these proteins:
- a CDS encoding DUF6749 family protein, giving the protein MSAIRNQLKVQDISASDWQDLLSGEATGMMSSGSAPSLSSDPLLGDAVEAFSSGSAPLTSDATSGDAVEAFSSGSAPLTSDATSGDAVEAFSSGSAPLTLDATSGDAVEAFSSGSAPLTSDATSGDAVEAFSSGSAPLTASRSLRGDASGSFSSGS; this is encoded by the coding sequence ATGAGTGCAATTCGCAACCAACTGAAAGTTCAGGACATTTCGGCCTCTGATTGGCAGGATCTGCTGTCGGGCGAAGCCACCGGCATGATGTCCTCCGGCTCGGCCCCCAGCCTGTCCAGCGACCCGCTTCTGGGCGACGCCGTCGAGGCCTTCTCCTCCGGTTCCGCGCCGCTGACCTCGGACGCCACTTCTGGCGATGCCGTCGAGGCCTTCTCCTCCGGTTCCGCGCCGCTGACCTCGGACGCCACTTCTGGCGACGCCGTCGAGGCCTTCTCCTCGGGCTCCGCGCCGCTGACCTTGGACGCCACTTCTGGCGATGCCGTCGAGGCCTTCTCCTCGGGTTCCGCGCCGCTGACCTCGGACGCCACCTCTGGCGATGCCGTCGAAGCTTTCTCCTCGGGTTCCGCGCCGCTGACCGCCTCCCGCAGCCTGCGCGGTGATGCCAGCGGAAGCTTCTCCTCGGGCAGCTGA
- a CDS encoding DUF6902 family protein, with amino-acid sequence MSNVIPFTLSRRHAPTPLPRQGDRAGRQAALIALFAQKRRGQGDVFWLKENAELLNILESTGAGRRRAGIPAAPLPDGALSPHQALYDRIEERLRFFPQYYRFFLSICLDLEDLGFGGSKGEALVQQALRVGLADAELSDLQRAEARRLMQRRGRDPIADSTGLTARLLAFAGRSATFAVPNKKAAYELTHICFYLSDYGRLQTDFPRAVQKSLNFAGTLAYLDANADLLAEICVALRQAGQTPPQAWESWLAVETARFQLLDSGNGGGAAGGVMAQDGYHEFLVSNWALGVSGDDAFAHDVPEGRVQFRTPRRAASPLLAMSRHLLEDERRSGDWEVMRGPLAETLWQAEPQALDLLADAEAACEDFPAFFETFARAGSAAIGTRAHLHGVPL; translated from the coding sequence ATGTCCAACGTGATTCCTTTCACCCTGTCTCGTCGCCATGCGCCCACGCCATTGCCGCGCCAGGGGGACCGAGCAGGACGTCAGGCTGCATTGATCGCGCTTTTTGCGCAGAAGCGCCGGGGGCAGGGAGATGTCTTCTGGTTGAAGGAGAACGCCGAACTGCTGAATATTCTCGAATCCACCGGCGCAGGCCGTCGGCGGGCCGGCATTCCCGCGGCGCCCTTGCCCGACGGCGCCCTGTCCCCGCATCAGGCCCTCTATGACCGGATCGAGGAACGGCTGCGGTTCTTTCCGCAATATTACCGCTTTTTCCTGTCGATCTGCCTCGACCTCGAAGACCTTGGCTTCGGTGGTTCCAAGGGCGAGGCTCTGGTGCAACAGGCCCTGCGCGTCGGCCTGGCCGATGCCGAACTTTCCGACCTGCAGCGCGCCGAAGCCCGCCGGTTGATGCAGCGACGCGGCCGGGATCCGATTGCCGATAGCACCGGGCTGACCGCACGCCTGCTGGCCTTTGCAGGGCGCAGCGCGACCTTTGCCGTGCCGAATAAAAAGGCCGCTTACGAATTGACCCATATCTGTTTCTATCTCAGCGATTACGGGCGTCTTCAGACGGATTTCCCGCGCGCCGTGCAGAAAAGTCTTAATTTTGCCGGAACCCTCGCTTATCTTGATGCCAATGCAGATCTGCTTGCCGAGATCTGCGTCGCGCTGCGCCAGGCCGGTCAAACGCCGCCCCAAGCTTGGGAAAGCTGGCTCGCAGTCGAAACAGCCCGGTTCCAGCTTCTGGACAGCGGCAATGGGGGCGGAGCGGCCGGAGGGGTCATGGCGCAGGACGGTTATCACGAATTCCTGGTCAGTAACTGGGCTCTTGGCGTGTCCGGGGACGATGCCTTCGCCCATGATGTGCCGGAAGGCCGGGTGCAGTTCCGCACCCCGCGGCGCGCTGCCAGCCCGTTGCTGGCCATGTCCCGGCACCTGTTGGAAGATGAACGTCGCTCGGGCGATTGGGAGGTCATGCGCGGTCCCCTGGCGGAAACGCTCTGGCAGGCGGAACCCCAGGCGCTGGACCTGCTGGCCGATGCCGAAGCGGCCTGCGAGGATTTCCCGGCCTTCTTCGAAACTTTCGCTCGCGCGGGGTCTGCCGCAATTGGCACGCGGGCGCATCTGCACGGCGTGCCGCTCTGA